The proteins below come from a single Brevundimonas sp. LM2 genomic window:
- a CDS encoding SDR family oxidoreductase has product MTQTSRRSLLALAAAAAPALAAGVAQAQTASSPEGPRPQPGTGRAAVVSGSSRGIGAATAKRLARDGFAVTVNYLNNRDLAAQVVRDIEAAGGRAIYRQADVADPAAVRALFDANDEAFGGVDVVISNAAIMSVAPFAQFEDAAFDRMIATNIKGSFNVLREASRRVRDGGRIVTLASTSIKAKRATHGGYAATKAAQEIFAGVLSKELAGRRISVNAVAPGPTNTSLLDIPPQGRAQAASMTPYGRIGEPEDIANAIAALVSGDGEWINGQIVFANAGFL; this is encoded by the coding sequence ATGACCCAGACCTCCCGCCGTTCGCTCCTCGCCCTCGCCGCAGCCGCCGCTCCGGCACTGGCCGCCGGCGTCGCCCAGGCCCAAACCGCTTCGTCTCCTGAAGGGCCGCGCCCTCAGCCGGGCACCGGACGTGCCGCCGTCGTCAGCGGCTCGTCGCGCGGTATCGGGGCCGCCACCGCCAAGCGTCTGGCGCGCGACGGCTTCGCCGTGACGGTCAACTATCTGAACAACCGCGATCTCGCCGCCCAGGTCGTCCGCGACATCGAGGCGGCAGGCGGACGCGCCATCTACCGCCAGGCAGACGTCGCCGATCCGGCCGCCGTGCGCGCGCTGTTCGACGCCAATGACGAGGCCTTCGGCGGGGTGGACGTGGTCATCTCCAACGCCGCGATCATGAGCGTCGCGCCCTTTGCCCAGTTCGAGGACGCCGCCTTCGACCGCATGATCGCGACCAACATCAAGGGCAGTTTCAACGTCCTGCGCGAGGCCTCGCGGCGGGTGCGCGACGGCGGCCGTATCGTGACCCTGGCTTCGACCTCCATCAAGGCCAAGCGTGCCACACACGGAGGCTACGCCGCGACCAAGGCGGCGCAAGAAATCTTCGCCGGCGTCCTGTCGAAGGAACTCGCCGGTCGGCGCATCTCGGTCAACGCCGTGGCCCCGGGGCCGACCAACACCTCGCTGCTCGACATCCCTCCGCAGGGGCGTGCCCAGGCCGCCTCGATGACACCCTACGGCCGCATCGGTGAGCCGGAGGACATCGCCAACGCCATCGCCGCGCTCGTGTCGGGCGACGGCGAATGGATCAACGGCCAGATCGTCTTCGCCAACGCCGGCTTCTTGTAG
- a CDS encoding MipA/OmpV family protein, whose translation MFPPSSAWAALPLVFATPAFAQEGPPQEDRVAGFIAVGPGATPEYDGADTLRVIPFVAGDVRWNGLEVQVRGLGGRVDVASDLRLAFGPVVNIRLGRDDVDGPVGDLADIDAAIELGGFIAYRFGGGRDGQGALTSELSVLQDVSDSHDGLLATAGVSYAAVRRRSLALDFDLRATWVDEDYSVTYLGVDAVGAAASGLPEYRPGSGVRDIGVGLNAAYWFTPRLGLVGRAGASYLLDEAADSPIVEEGDRWQPTVGLALAYRF comes from the coding sequence ATGTTTCCTCCCAGTTCAGCCTGGGCGGCGCTGCCGCTCGTCTTCGCCACGCCGGCCTTCGCTCAGGAGGGGCCGCCCCAAGAGGACCGGGTCGCAGGCTTCATCGCCGTCGGACCGGGAGCCACGCCCGAGTATGACGGCGCCGATACGCTGCGTGTCATCCCCTTCGTCGCAGGCGACGTCCGCTGGAACGGCCTGGAGGTCCAGGTGAGGGGCCTCGGTGGCCGCGTCGATGTGGCGTCCGACCTACGCCTGGCCTTTGGACCCGTGGTCAACATCCGGTTGGGTCGAGACGATGTCGATGGACCGGTCGGCGATCTCGCGGACATCGACGCGGCCATCGAGCTGGGAGGCTTCATCGCCTATCGGTTCGGGGGCGGGCGCGACGGTCAGGGAGCCCTGACCTCGGAATTGTCCGTCCTTCAGGATGTGTCCGACAGCCATGACGGCCTTCTTGCGACGGCGGGCGTCAGCTACGCCGCAGTCCGACGCCGCAGTCTCGCACTCGATTTCGATCTGCGAGCGACCTGGGTCGATGAGGACTATTCTGTCACCTACCTCGGCGTGGATGCGGTCGGTGCCGCCGCCAGCGGCCTTCCAGAATATCGACCGGGGTCCGGCGTCCGCGACATCGGCGTGGGTTTGAACGCCGCCTACTGGTTCACACCGCGGCTGGGCCTGGTGGGCCGAGCGGGCGCGAGCTATCTGTTGGACGAGGCAGCGGACAGTCCGATCGTGGAAGAGGGCGACCGATGGCAGCCGACCGTGGGCCTGGCCCTGGCCTACCGCTTTTGA
- a CDS encoding AraC family transcriptional regulator yields MADDLTASIGAILDKQGVVNGVYATPVPGLRLLRTHAYVAPRHMHYRPSLCVIAQGQKELLVGDRTIRYGDMQSMIVTVDVPILSQMFHTPDNRPYVGAVLELNPEIILEVATQLGAAGDPVRGRIGDGLLVQDMDARISSAIQRLLDLVDQPTGVDILYPVVMREVSYWLLTGPAGANVARLAIPEGEPARIGKAIQKMRENFDTPISVPELASVAGMSASTFHQHFKTLTSMSPLQYQKHLRLLEARRLMQTKGEKAGAAGLSVGYESVSQFSREFARMFGDSPRRQTQRARPQPAGTGAADHAAGIGAVAV; encoded by the coding sequence ATGGCCGATGACCTGACCGCCTCCATCGGTGCGATCCTGGACAAGCAGGGGGTGGTGAACGGGGTCTACGCGACCCCGGTGCCGGGCCTTCGCCTGCTGCGCACCCATGCCTATGTCGCGCCCCGGCACATGCACTATCGGCCCTCGCTCTGCGTGATCGCGCAAGGCCAGAAGGAACTGCTCGTCGGCGACCGGACCATCCGCTACGGCGACATGCAGTCGATGATCGTCACGGTGGATGTGCCGATCCTCAGCCAGATGTTCCACACACCGGACAACAGGCCCTACGTCGGCGCGGTTCTGGAGCTCAATCCGGAGATCATCCTGGAGGTCGCGACCCAGCTTGGAGCCGCCGGCGACCCAGTTCGCGGCAGGATCGGCGACGGACTTCTGGTTCAGGACATGGACGCCCGCATCTCGTCGGCGATCCAGAGGCTGCTGGACCTGGTGGATCAACCGACTGGCGTCGACATTCTGTATCCGGTCGTCATGCGCGAAGTGTCCTACTGGCTGCTGACCGGCCCGGCGGGCGCGAACGTCGCGCGCCTGGCCATCCCCGAGGGGGAGCCGGCGCGCATTGGCAAAGCCATCCAGAAGATGCGGGAGAATTTCGACACGCCGATCAGCGTCCCGGAACTGGCGAGCGTCGCCGGCATGAGCGCCTCCACCTTCCATCAGCACTTCAAGACCCTGACCTCCATGTCGCCCCTCCAGTACCAGAAGCACCTGCGGCTGCTGGAGGCGCGGCGGCTGATGCAGACCAAAGGTGAAAAGGCGGGGGCTGCGGGCCTCTCAGTCGGCTATGAGAGCGTGTCCCAGTTCAGTCGCGAGTTCGCGCGGATGTTCGGCGACTCGCCCCGCCGACAGACGCAACGGGCGCGGCCACAGCCTGCCGGTACCGGCGCCGCGGATCACGCCGCCGGCATTGGCGCCGTGGCGGTCTGA